The DNA sequence AGGGTGGTCCTAATTCTCACATGTAGATAGGTCTCATCCACATTTACTCTACCAAAACTTGTGCACACCTCTGTATATATAAGTTATAGAGTGTATAAggaaatacaatttttttttacaaatgtatATTAGAAATTAAACATTGTTGTGGCActcatacaaaataaatatttaaataaatacttaaataaacaaataaataagtaaataattgaataaaaatcaatagAATGCATTCACATAAATATGAAAGTAGGTTACAACAGAAAATTTAAGAATTTGCACTTAATTATgaagaaataagaaattttaTCCATAAATACAAAAGTTTTCCAAAgtagtatataaataaaatatatgaaccacaaaaacaaaatttcataaaaatacaaaaaaaaaaaatacaaaactaataaattaaattatcatCAATCTAATAAGGTGACCCTCACAAAGCCATTAacctaataattccttttttttttaaattatgatgtAAAAAGACCAAGTTACCCCTAAGGAGATAAAACAAATAGAGCTCTgtgaagaggaggagaagaagctCCAGCAATGGCTGCGGCGCTGGCCGCCATTGGCCCCCTCTCATCCCCTTCTTTGGTGCCTCCGTTGAGGGTAAAGTTCTCATCTTTTTGCCCTTTTCATGGTGGTTTTACTGTTGGTTCTCTTAATTTCTGTCTCTTGTTAGGTTATTTGATGTGGAACAATGTTTGACATTCTTGGTTGGTTTTGCGAGTCTGTGGCATTTGAATTTTGTTGTCTTATTTGTTCAAAAATGCTTTTTTGTTGGTGTGGATGAGGTGATGATCTTTGGGATACTatgaattttctttctttttcatgtaTCTCTTTGAATTTGAGTTTTTGTTGGAGGATTTCTTCaaagtgtttgttttgatgttgatgaggtgatgatgaaattttttgttGAGGTTCAGTTTGacctatgaatttttttttcttggtggaTGATTTTTGATATGGAGCAAGGCTTGAGATTCTTGGTTGCTTCTATGAATCAGTGTGAGATTCTTTGTTTGATTGTTGCTTGGTGTGCTTGGTGTtggttttagaaatttttttttttaattttgtggggATTTTGATTGTGGAGGAAAGCATGAGATGCATGAATCATGCTTCTATGTGACATTTTGATTTCAAGTTGTTAACCCAGTTTATCTTTGGGAGACAATAAAATTGTCAAATTTTATGCAGTTTGTGGCATAgtgtttttagggttttcttgTGTGCTTTATTAACCTTATCAGCAAGACTATGCTTCTAACCAACAGGACTTGATCATAAGTTGCCAAAACTCGATGATATTTGAGAGGCAATGAAATCCTCAAACTTTTCTTTTGCCATGTTTTTAGTTTCCAACTTTGTGGCATGCATTGCTTACTTTGTTTGCTTTCTTAGGGTTTTCGTTATGGGTATATTACCTAAATAAATTGATCTTAAGCTGTTAAACCCTACTGATCTCTAAGGGACAATGAAATAACCAATCTCCTCTCTCAAAAGCCCAGAAACTTTCTAATTTTGTGGCCTGATATTATTtagattctctattttttttggtttatctTGTGTGTTGTGGGTTTATTGCTTTTGTTTCCAGGATGATGCTTTTTGAAGAGTGATGATCATAACAAAAAGTTTTAGTTAGAACTTGCAATTATATGAATCTCAGCAAGTGTTTTTTTGAGCAAATGTTGCTAAGATTACTGTTTCATTTGTTTGGATGAACATACAATTGATTTTTGTATTCCTTTATATCTTCTTGCTTGCAGGTGGAGGTCGGCAAGAATCAGAGAAATAGAACTTTTCAACATTGTTCACTTGGTTCACGTTCTAATAATCATCGTCTGTGTACAATAAAACTCATACGAGCAACAGCTGTGGAGCATTTTGGCGAACCTACCAAGTTTACAGACCACCGGAATAATTTAGCTCAACATGTATGGAATGCCACCGTGAAGCGAGTAAAATATTTCCCGTGGAATGAAGCTAAAGATCTGGCTCTAATTCGATTTCTTCATCTTGCAAAGAATGCTGCAAAGTGGTCCTTTATCGCAATCTTCATTTTTGGCCCCGCATCAGATGTTTACTTGTCTATTGCAAGAAATAAGGAGCTGATGATCCCAATTGGTCTATTCATCGGTGTGATACTGGCTGACATTATCAAGGAATCATCGGTTGAATTCTTTCAACAGAACTTAAAGGTCAATTCTGTGTTATATTTTGCTGTTATACATCTAATTGCATTCAAGCAACTCATATTCAAGAGCTCTTGTTTTTGAACAGGATAAGGAAACTACTTGGCAACTTATCGGAGTTGGGTTCATTTTCATTCTTGTCAAATTAATTTCTTTGAGTTTAAATCTGCAAGGGCGCGTACTTCTTTCTCATATCTGCAATGGTGGCTTAATGCAAGTCTTGTGGCTGAtgaaaaaaaagcaacaaaCCAAAGACGATAAAGATCACGATGAACAAACATTGGATGCTccaataactaataatttctaGGACTTTGCTCAATTTCATAACTAGAGCAAATCTAAAACTTTTGTTGGCGGGATTTTAAATCAATGTATGGTGTTTTTGTGAATGTCGAATCTGATAATCATTTCTGCAATTGTATTCTGACTTGTATGTACACTTACTGACGATCCTGTTATATCTAATCGAAACAAATTGAAGAATTGTCGTTACATGTATGGAATAAAATGTGCCACATGGTATGCATATCCTAGAAACTAATTGGTTCTTCAGTCTTTACTCTTGGAGATCATCGGTCGGCCTTCATGTTCATCTAGATTTGTTGTGTCTGCCGGGAATTGGCATCATGTACGTCTCTGTTTATTGTGTCTGCCGGAAATTGGCTGTAAATTGAGTGTAGCATCTGGTGAATCTCTTCCAttcttccatgtttttcatcatCTCTATCCTTCTCAATCAGATCCTGCAGGAAAACAACagatttgatttttaatgtttttaa is a window from the Dioscorea cayenensis subsp. rotundata cultivar TDr96_F1 chromosome 2, TDr96_F1_v2_PseudoChromosome.rev07_lg8_w22 25.fasta, whole genome shotgun sequence genome containing:
- the LOC120280474 gene encoding uncharacterized protein LOC120280474, yielding MAAALAAIGPLSSPSLVPPLRVEVGKNQRNRTFQHCSLGSRSNNHRLCTIKLIRATAVEHFGEPTKFTDHRNNLAQHVWNATVKRVKYFPWNEAKDLALIRFLHLAKNAAKWSFIAIFIFGPASDVYLSIARNKELMIPIGLFIGVILADIIKESSVEFFQQNLKDKETTWQLIGVGFIFILVKLISLSLNLQGRVLLSHICNGGLMQVLWLMKKKQQTKDDKDHDEQTLDAPITNNF